The following is a genomic window from Lysinibacillus sp. G4S2.
GTAGCATCTGTGTAGGACTTCGTATTGCTTATAAAAACGCCTGCATAGAAATCCTCGTTCCAGGAAACCCCATTAAGCATTAATTTAACATAATCTTCTATGGATGCCTCGTAGGAAGGATACTTGCGGAAATCAGCCATTACCGTTGTCATATTACCAGAACCATCATCCTCGGATGTTTCCAACTTTACTGAGTTATTTTGGTAACTACCTTTCATACCAAATAAATTGTTATTTGGAGCAGATCCGAGGCCACTTTGTCCGTGCTCACTTTCTAAAACGGCTTGCGCAATGATAACTGAAGCATACAAGTCATTTTCAGCACCAAGTTTCCGAGCAATTTCTGCAATGGAGCCAATAAACTCTTCAACACTAGGAGTAGTTTCGACAACTACAGGCTCTGTGGTTTCATTAGTATTGAACACCTGTGTCACCATAAAAAACGAAATACAGATAACAATAATTGCAATTATAAGACCTTTAAAGAAATTTATTAAGTATTTCATCGTTTCATTGATGTTGGTAGATTACAACATCTCTCTCTCCTTTCTATTCAATGTTAATATATTTCTAATTATTGCAGAGTCATCAATAGAAATAAAGTCATGTTTTTATTATAGTATACATAATTCATAGAACGAAAAATAACTCATTTAGTTCCTTATTTACCAGCAAGTTTTTGAAATGACAAGAATCATACATTAGTTACTTAGAAAAGTAAAAAATGGTATTATAAACTTTTAAAAAGCTATTATTTTCTTATAAAATAGTATTTTCATGTTACTTATACGATTTTCTTTTCAGTACGCGAATCAAAACTGTTTTTATTTTGGGGAATATCTGGTATTGAAAAGTCAGCAAGCAGCAGTTGCCAGAACATTAGAGAATCCTTCACATTTATAACCCAACCCTAACATTGGATGTAGAAAAAAGTTTGAAATGACTTTAATTCGTGAATTATATAGAATAAAATGATGTCTCTTTGAAAAGATGCTATTTAAAGGCCTTTAATGCTGAACGTATATGAAATGAAAAAGATAAAATTGCTCTTAGTTAAAATATCGAACAGGCGTGTTGATTAGGAAAAAAGTAGGTTTATTATTGAGCGGTAAATGGATTATTTTAATACTATTTTGCATATATATTTCCATTTTAACTGATTGTAGCGTAGGGCTATTCGACTCCCGCGGGAAAGCGAGACAGACGAGACCCTGCACGGAGCGAATGTTTTCTATGCGAAAGCGTAGTGACAGCAATACTGTTTTATCTGTGCGAAAGCGTAGTGCTAACGAAGCGTCAGCGACAAAGCGAGTAGCCCGTAGCGGAAATCAGCTCTTCGAATGTATAAAAAGGGTTGATCAACACACCTGAATATCGAATTAATATTTTAAGATTACTTACAGAGTATGTGATTATTGAGAAGCATTACAAAAGGAGCTTATACAATGATAACATTTGAAAATGTCACAAAAAAATATGTAAATGACCAAGTCGCAGTGAAAGCTATTAATTTGGAAATCAATAAGGGAGAATTTTTTGTTCTTATCGGACCTAGTGGCTGTGGAAAAACAACATTATTAAAGATGATTAATCGATTAATTCATTTAACGGAAGGAACCATTCGAATTAACGGCAAAAGAATTAGTGATTATAACATACATGAATTACGTTGGAATATCGGCTATGTACTACAACAAATTGCACTTTTCCCCCATATGACGATTGAAGAAAATATAGCAGTAGTTCCTGAATTAAAGAAATGGAGTAAACCGCAAGTCCAGCAACGAGTCCATGAGTTATTGGATATGGTTGGACTTGAACCAGATAAATATAGTCAACGCAAGCCAAAAGAGCTTTCTGGTGGCCAACAACAAAGAGTTGGTGTTATTCGTGCGTTAGCAGCTGATCCCGAAATCATTTTAATGGATGAGCCTTTTAGTGCATTAGATCCGATTAGTCGCACAAAATTACAAGATGATCTTCTGGAGCTTCAGCGAACAATACAAAAAACGATTGTCTTCGTTTCGCATGATATGCAAGAGGCCTTAAAATTAGGCGATCGAATTTGTGTAATGAAGGATGGAGAGATTGTACAGATTGGTACTCCTCATGAAATCATACAAAATCCTGTGAATGATTTTGTTCGTGAATTTATTGGTGTAAAAGAGTATGGAATGAATATTTTCCATCTCCAAGCTGTAATCGAACCAATTGCTGATAAAGATGATCAAAGAAATATAGAGAACACCATCTCTTCTAAAGAATCTTTACATACGATTCTTCAAAAATTAGCTCAATATGAGTGTTTAGGTGTGGAAGATAACGGAAAAATAATTGGCGTAATCACAAGAGCATCGATGCTTCAGTATTTAGCACAGCATGATTCCTTAGAAAGAGGTAATGAAAATGACTAATTTCTTTGAAGTGTTTAGCGAACGAAAAGGCCAACTATGGGCATCGTTATTAGAGCATATTCAAATTTCCTTTATTGCGCTATTTTTTGCAGTGGTAATAGCTATACCTCTAGGAATCTATTTAACAAATAAAAAGAAAATAGCGGAAAGTATTATTGGGATTAGTGCTGTTTTACAAACAATTCCTTCATTAGCGCTATTAGGTTTATTAATTCCTCTGTTTGGCATCGGAAAAGTACCTGCAATTATTGCCCTAGTTGTTTATGCTCTTCTTCCGATTTTACGTAATACATTTACGGGAATAAACGAAGTGGATCCATCATTAAAAGAGGCGGCAATGGCCATGGGGATGAATTCACGAAAGCGATTAATAAAGGTAGAATTGCCACTTGCAATGCCTGTTATCATGGCAGGGATTAGAACAGCTATGGTATTAATCGTTGGAACGGCAACTTTGGCAGCATTAATCGGAGCGGGGGGATTAGGAGATATCATTTTGCTTGGTATTGACCGAAATAATCCATCACTTATTATTTTAGGAGCTGTTCCTGCGGCGATTTTAGCATTAGTATTCGACTTTTTGCTAAAAAAGCTAGAATCACTTTCGTTTAGAAAAACGATTACAGCATTGAGCGCTATTAGCGTTGTGGCATTAATAATGATGATCCTGCCACTACTAAACTTCAAAGAGCAAGAAGAAATTGTCATTGCAAGCAAGCTTGGCTCTGAGCCTGAAATTCTTATCAATATGTATAAATTGCTTATTGAGGATGAAACAGACTTAAAGGTGCAATTAAAACCTGGACTAGGTAAAACTTCCTTTGTATTTAATGCGCTAAAATCTGGCAGTATCGATATTTATCCAGAATTTACGGGGACAGCTATTTCAGAGTTTTTAAAAGAGGAAGCTATCAATAATAATCAGGAGGATGTTTATAATCAGGCAAAAGAAGGAATGATGAACAAATTTGACATGGTAATGTTAAGTCCGATGAAATATAACAATACGTATGCACTGGCTGTGTCAAAGGAAATGGCCGAAACCTATCATTTGCAATCAATTTCTGACCTTAAGCCTATTCAAGAAACGATAAAAGCCGGCTTCACATTGGAATTTAATGATCGAGAAGATGGTTATTTGGGCATTCAAAAACGTTATGGCATGACATTTTCTAATATAACAACAATGGAGCCAAAGCTTAGATATCAAGCTATCCAAACAGGAAATATCGATTTATTAGATGCTTACTCAACAGATAGTGAGATACGTCAATACAATTTGCAAGTTTTGACGGATGATCAGCAATTATTTCCACCTTATCAAGGGGCACCTTTACTAAGAAAAGAGACGCTAGACAAATATCCTGAGATCGAAACAGCCTTAAATAAACTGGCAAATCAAATTACAGATGATGAGATGCGTGAAATGAATTATCAAGTCAATGTAGAAGGTAAAAATGTAGCGGATGTGGCACGTGAATATTTAATAAAGGCAGGACTGCTGTAAAACTAAAATCATAGAAACAAGTAGCTAGAAAAGAAATGGTGATCTTTTATCTAGCTACTTTTTTTCTTAGAGAACTTCTTTTGAGCGAATGTAACGGATTTAAACGCTTTTTGTATCGGAATTCCATTCAATAGTCGAAAGCAAGGAAACAAACGGGAAGATTAAAAACAAAGAATTCAATCCATAATTGCCTAATATCCATATATTAATACAACTAACCAGAGCTAAACCAATTAGGTTAAAGAGAATGAAATAAGTTATTTTATTTTGTAGTTGTTTAATCAAATAGAGATCAATAGGTACTACGAAAATAATTATGAATAAATAGATTGCTAAAAAAGGCAGCACAAAAAACATGAGATTTTCGAACATTGTAAACCTGATTAATGCGGAATCGGAGTTTTCCTCGATGAATTGAATACTTAAAGTAGTCAACAAAGCCACTATTAACGGTAATAAAAGTATTTTGAATATGTTATTACGACTTTTTTTCATGTTTACCTCATTGTATTAACTTACTTGTTGATAACAATTATAGAGAAAATATTTAAAAATTGCTAAGTTTTGGTTTGTTGCTTAAAGTTGTAGACGACATTTGTTAAAACGTATGCTTTATATGCAAGTTAACTGGAAACTCGGTAGCTCCTTGCGTATTAGTGTCACAGAAGGAAACACTAGAGCGAGCCAGTAGACTTTATCGAAAAAGTATGAAAATAGTAGGATACGTTACTATACGTATTATCTCAGTGCAGAAAGTTAGTCTAACATTGTCTTATCTGTAACAATGTATCTGTGGGAAAGTGAAGCCACAACGTTAATAACGCCGAGGTGTAATTGATAGAATACATCATTTTACATGCGACTATGTTCTTGGGTATATTATACTTATTTTCTGAAAGTTAAGAGATATATACTTTTTTTAGTACATTCATAATTATTATTCGAAGAAAACAACTTAAAAAAGACTGAATATGCAAATTAATGGAATTTGAAATATTAGATTGAATTATTAAAAAAACAATATTTGGATTGTCATTGCTTCAATAGTATAATTTCTTCCAATGCAAGTTGTTTTGGTGATAAATGTGGATTAAAATGGGTATCAGCTCAAATAATAGATTCATCACCATAACGTGGGGGTGATTTATGTTCCAACTGGACAAATATCATTTTTGGTGATGAAACAAAAAATAGCTTTATTAGTATAATTTTTTTATTGAGCTAAAAATTTATGAAGATACATCTTGGAGGAAGAAATGAAAAAGAGTTTATTTTTAATGTCTTCGCTAGTTTTATCCACTTCAATTATTCTTAGTGGCTGTGGAAACAGTGAGGATGAAGCAAAAAAAGACGATAATTCAAAGAACACACAGGAAGAAAAAGGACAAGAACAAGATAAAGTCAAAAAAGACGAGCCTAAAAAAGATAAGAAATCAACTGAAGGATCAGCTGACTTTGCTTCTTTAATTTCCTATATGGAAAAGGAAACTCAAGGGAAAACTAAAGTTCTTTTTGAAAACAATGAACCCCAAGTACATAAAATGGAGAATGTTTCAATTTCACTTGATGCATATTCAGTAGTAGAATTAAAGGATTTCCATACTGATTTTAATATTCCTTTTAACGAGGAAACAAATGGTGGTGTCATTTTAGCTAAATACACAGTGAAAAATGACATGGATAAAGATGTTTATTATACGCCTACTTTAGATATTACATTTACGGGTGCAGATAAATATTATACGAACTATAAGGAATTAATTCCTAAAGAAGATCAATTGCCAACAAAACTAGGCTATGAAACAGATTATTTGCTAAAAAAGGGTGAAGAGGTAACAGGATATATCGCTTATCCATTCGGTGCAACAGATTTAGCAAAAATCAATGAACTGGGCACAGTATCAGTTATGGTTCCAGTACCGCTTTCTGAAAAAGAAAAATATGATGCTACTATTGGTTCAGAAGGAAGATTTAATCTTGCTTTAAATACGGATGGTTCGAAAAAAGTATCAAGTAACGCATCATTCTATCAAGATAAAGTAACGATGGACAATATGGGTGAAAAGAAGATGCTGAAAGAAAAAAGCGGCATCAATGACAGTAAAAAAATTGGTGATGTAAATGCTATTTTAGATGGATATCAGTTTACAGCATTTACACCAAATGAGGTGGAAGCTCCTCGTTTCTCCAATTTCACAAACGGTGTTACTTTATTAACAGTGAAATTTAAGCTAGACAATAAAGCTGCTAGTGAAATTGGCTTATCTTCTATGTCTTCAAAATTAACTGTTAATGATGGAGCGCAATATTTATTGAGCGAAGGCATGTTATTAAATTACAGTTATAATGACGTTGTTAAAGCTGGAGAAACTGGCGAGCTATTGCAAGTATTCGTATTAGACCAAGAGCAATATGAAAAAATTTGGAAAGATAAATCCTTTGAAATTGAATTAGGTCCAATTCGAGATCAAGGGGCAAAGGATACTTCTAAAGGCCATAAAGTAACGTTTACATTACCAAAATAAATTGTAAAAGCCCTCTCATATTGTTTTGAGAGGGCTAATTTTATATTTACCAGCCTTGAAGCCCTAAACCTTTTTTATGGGACGATTCTAGTAGCACAAGTTTTTCTTCCCATTCATTACATATTGTCTCCCAATAATGTAAAGGTTCTAGAGTAGAATCAATCTTTCGTAACTTAGTCCTTAATTGATGAGGGATTGCCAAGATTTTATCACTAAATTTCATTTCCTCTTTATCTCGAAAATCATTGTAGTATTTAGTAATTTTATTAACATACCGTTTATAGATTGCTAGCGAATGACAAAAAGTCTCTATTGATGAATTTACAAATATACGTTCAATGTTTTCTAAATTGTTGTAGTCTAGTAAAAAGATTTCATCGCTAGCTCGATTGAGCACAAAGTATTCATAATTGGTATGTTCTTTAATTAAATAGAAATCCTCAAACATCAAATAATTTGGTAGCTTATTTATAATATCTGCATAGTACCAATCACTTTCAAGTTTCTTTAAAGGTTCCTTCTCACCAGATTGCTCTAAATTTGATATTTCTCTTTGTAATTTCATTTCTTTTAGTGAGGAATAACTTCTCAAAAATCCTTTAGCAATTGATAAAAATTTATATTTTTTGCGGAACTTTTCAAAGTCATCTCCAATATTCTCAACTAAAAAATCAATTGAAGTTTGAGAGATTCCTTTCTGATCCATTTGCAAGATAGCTCTATATGTATGTAAAGAATCCAATTTATATATACTCCCTTTCTAAGTTATAAACTTTCTTCTATTGTAATATTATACCGAATTTAGTTTGCTTTATAAATCGAATTAAAACAATGAAATTTTAATGATAAACATTAAATAATTATTGAAAAGGATAAAATAGAACGTATAATTAACATTAAGAGAGGGGATGCTTGAATGGAACAAACACTTCAAAGTAAAGAATTTCGATTTTTAACAAAAGGGTTACGTACAGTTTTTACAATCATTATGGTTTTGATGATATTTGGACTTACTATGATAGGTGTATTTTTAGTTGGAGCAATTTTTGTGCCCGAGAATCAAGTAAACAATTTTCTAACACAGGGTTATTTAACAGCTTCTGCTCATTTAGGTGGTATGGAAATTGAATTAGCAGATAAGGTAGCGAAAGATATCCAATATACAAAAATGAATTTCGTGAAATTATTATTTACTGCTACAATATACATAGGAATATTATTATTTATCGTTGTCCAAGTAAGGAATCTATTAAGTAATTTAAGTAAGGGGATTATTTTTTCAGGAACGAATAGTAGAAAAATGGAGTGGATTGCTTACGCTGTAGTTGTATTAAGCTTAACAGTAGATTCATTTCAAACGTACATTGCCTATATTGTTATTGAACAATTTAATTTAGATGAGTTGTTAGTAGGTACAGGATTGATAAAAGGATTAACCTTTCATTTTACTGGAATTAATTGGACGTTACTATTATGTGGATTAGCCATTTGGACGATAGCACGTGTAGTTCGATACGGTGCGTTTTTGCAAGATGAATATGATGCAACAGCTTAGGAAGTGAAGAAATGACAATAATTATTCGGTTAGATCGAATGCTTGCTGATCGAAAAATGCAGCTAAGTGAGCTAGCAGAAAAGGTTGATGTGTCGATTGTCAATCTATCCAACTTAAAAACAGGAAAGGTTAGAGCCGTACGTTTTTCTACATTAAATGCGATATGTAAGGCATTGGGCTGTCAACCTGGAGATATTTTAGAATATATAGAGGATGAAGAAGAATAATAGGGACCCGAAGAGTGAATGCTGTTCGGGTCTCGAAACTTTTACTTTTATAATTGACGATATGAGTGAAGAGCTATAAAATAAAAAAGACCGACCAGACGGTTTTTTATTTTATAAGGAGGCTATGAAATGTCATCAAAAGCTGATTTAAAGCGATTACATATTATCCAAACCGCGATTCAATATTTGAAGGACAATGATGTAAGTACGTTGACTTTAGATAAGATTGCAAGTAGGGGGAATATTAGTAAGGGCGGATTACTCTATCATTTTAAAACGAAGGATGCGCTTCAAACAGCGATAGCCGAAACGATTTTGAATGACGTTATGCATTTATATGAGCATCTAGCAAGCCAAGAGCAAGGGACAGGGAGATTGACGAGAGCATTTATTTTAGCTTCTCAAAAAGATCTTGCGAAAGGGGCATCCTTAAATATTGCGATTCAAATTTTGCAACAGGACCATGCATCGATTGCATCAGCCTACGAATGCTTACTAGAAGAGTTGTTTGAAGATGGGTTAGAGGTCTCTATTGTCCATTTGATTCGGTTAACGATTGATGGATTGTATTATTCAAAACGGTTAAATATTGCACCGATTTCTACTGAAGCAATAGAGGGTGTCTTTGAACAATTAATGCAAATGACAAGGAAGGAATACCATATATGAGTGCTTTTGGTTTATTATTAATTGCAATTATCTCAGAAGTTTTTGCAAGCTCAATGTTGAAACTAACAAATGGATTTAAACGAATATTACCGACAATCGGTGTAGTGGTTGGATATGGAACAGCTTTTTATTTCCTATCTTTAACATTACAATCTTTAGCAATTGGTACGGCATATGCGATTTGGGCAGGATTAGGAACCGCGCTCACAGCAATAGTCGGTGTAGTCTTTTATAAGGAATTATTCAATTTTAAAAAGCTTATGGGTATTCTATTAATTATTGTCGGTGTGGTTATTCTTAACCTTGCTGGTAGTGGACATTAAGGAGGAATTTGCAAATGAACGGTTATTTATTTTTAATGTTATCCATTGTCAGCGAAGTATTTGCCACAACGATGCTTAAATATTCTGAAGGATTTACAATTCTAGGTCCATCGATTGCAGTCGCAATTGGATATGGCATTTCGTTCTATTCATTATCGCTATGTTTAAAAACGCTACCGTTAAGCCTAGCCTATGCCGTTTGGTCTGGAATAGGTACAGCATTAACAGTCATTGTGGGAATCGTGTTATGGGGAGATGTGTTTAATCTTTACTCAGCCATCGGAATCACACTTATTATTGGTGGGGTTATTCTTCTAAATCATGGGAATGAAAATAATGCCACAACATAGCGTCAAATAAAGAAAACGTCCAAATTAAATGGACGTTTTCTTTATTTTGTAGAACCCTTTTTTAATAAAAATTTAATGAAAGATTGGATGAGTTACTCATATTTGCTTTCTTAAAAAACGGATTTATTCCATCAGAAATGCCTTCAATTGTTATCATCCTAAATTCCTCTTTATTTAGGTTTATTTAATTTCCCCATTTTTGATGTTTCTCTCACGAAAAAAGTCGTCATATTCCTAAGCTCTACATATTATAACGAGAAGGTATTAAATATTTTTGTAATGGATTCATTGATGACAGATGGCTCATTAAGACCGGGGAGGGGCTGGGGGAATTGAATAATGACAACAAAAGAAACCATTTTTTATGCGATGCACTCTACGACATAAAAGCACTCCAGGATATGATGAAAGATTTTCATTCTAAATACTTTGGACAGCTGCTTGTGAAAATAGTGGGAAGTGATACGATACCCTTCTTTTTAGTAACACACAACGGTACTCATTTAAAATTATTGGATACAGTAAAGCAGTTTGAAACAGAGTTTTTTCGTATAGAGGCTATTGATAGGGAGCGTTGCCGTGGAACTATTTCGCTTTTACGTGCCTTTGATTATGAAGACCGGGATACGAATTTGATTGCAGATGTTGTGAGGTTAGAAAAAACATCTACGGAAAAATCTATTGAATTAAGTGGTATATATGCGATTCAGTTATTAAAGCCTGAAATGTTAAAAGGGAAATTAATCATTGAGCCAAAATGGTGAATGAAATTTTAAGTACCTAAAAGAGGCGTGTTCACTATTGATCGATAAAGGGATTTTTTTGTTGATAGTTTGCTAGTGTATGCCCATTTTTAACCGATACTTGCCCGCAGCAGAGATCAGTGTCTTTTAAAATAGATAAAGATGGTTAATTAACATACATGTTACTAAAATAACATAAAAATTAGAGCATATGTCTATATGCACGTTACATTAGCTGAATTTATTAGAGAGAGAATTAGATGAAAGGAAGAGATACATGGCATGACAATTATTGGAATGTTACATCATCGTTTAGATCCTAGAACAGTTATTAAGTCATATGCATATGCGGCTGTCGCAAAAGCAGAGGGAGCTCAATTTTTTTATTTTACACCAAAAAGCGTTAACTTTGATAAACGCTCCATTAGAGGAAAGGTATATGAGAATGGTGATTGGCATGATAAAATGATGCCCTTCCCAGATGTCATATACAATGCGGGAAGTCCCGAAAAATTATCGGTATCAAAGGACATTATTGATAAATTGAAAAAGGAAATCCCTTTTACAACTTACTCTATAGGTAATAAATGGAATGTGATGAAGCGTCTTGAGGAAGCTAAGGAGTTTGAAAAATATTTAATCCCATCTGAGATTGTGGAAAATGTTGATATACTCCATAATTTTATGGCTTATTATAAAAAAGTCGTATTTAAACCGATAGATGGCCGGAAAGGAAAAGGGATTTATTTTATTTCGAAAGTAGGGAGAACTAACTTTGAGGTAAGGAAGGATAGGGAAACTACTGTTTGTTCAAAGTTACAGCTAGATGAATTAATTAGAGGGCAACTTACTACAGGCACCTTTATCGTGCAGCCTTTTATCCAATCCATAACAAAATCGGGTCAAATATATGATTTTCGTCTTCACGTTCAAAAAGACGGTGAAGGTAAATGGGTTATAACGACAATTTATCCACGAATTGCACCAAATGGCTCGATTATACCGAATATTAACAATGGTGGCTTTACTAATTATTTAGATCCTTTTCTAGAGCAGGAATTTAAAGACGAAGCCTATGATATTCGGCGTATGTTAG
Proteins encoded in this region:
- a CDS encoding glucosaminidase domain-containing protein, with the protein product MFNTNETTEPVVVETTPSVEEFIGSIAEIARKLGAENDLYASVIIAQAVLESEHGQSGLGSAPNNNLFGMKGSYQNNSVKLETSEDDGSGNMTTVMADFRKYPSYEASIEDYVKLMLNGVSWNEDFYAGVFISNTKSYTDATKFLTGSYATDSRYNEKLNALIAKYDLQQYDSPVKDKKTITVTDGDSLMHIAEAHNVKVTSIKQWNQLRSDTLEAGQQLNIYQY
- a CDS encoding ABC transporter ATP-binding protein gives rise to the protein MITFENVTKKYVNDQVAVKAINLEINKGEFFVLIGPSGCGKTTLLKMINRLIHLTEGTIRINGKRISDYNIHELRWNIGYVLQQIALFPHMTIEENIAVVPELKKWSKPQVQQRVHELLDMVGLEPDKYSQRKPKELSGGQQQRVGVIRALAADPEIILMDEPFSALDPISRTKLQDDLLELQRTIQKTIVFVSHDMQEALKLGDRICVMKDGEIVQIGTPHEIIQNPVNDFVREFIGVKEYGMNIFHLQAVIEPIADKDDQRNIENTISSKESLHTILQKLAQYECLGVEDNGKIIGVITRASMLQYLAQHDSLERGNEND
- the opuFB gene encoding osmoprotectant update ABC transporter permease/substrate-binding subunit OpuFB (The ABC transporter OpuF is widely distributed in Bacillus species other than B. subtilis. OpuFA is the ATP-binding subunit, while OpuFB is a fusion of permease and substrate-binding subunits.) encodes the protein MTNFFEVFSERKGQLWASLLEHIQISFIALFFAVVIAIPLGIYLTNKKKIAESIIGISAVLQTIPSLALLGLLIPLFGIGKVPAIIALVVYALLPILRNTFTGINEVDPSLKEAAMAMGMNSRKRLIKVELPLAMPVIMAGIRTAMVLIVGTATLAALIGAGGLGDIILLGIDRNNPSLIILGAVPAAILALVFDFLLKKLESLSFRKTITALSAISVVALIMMILPLLNFKEQEEIVIASKLGSEPEILINMYKLLIEDETDLKVQLKPGLGKTSFVFNALKSGSIDIYPEFTGTAISEFLKEEAINNNQEDVYNQAKEGMMNKFDMVMLSPMKYNNTYALAVSKEMAETYHLQSISDLKPIQETIKAGFTLEFNDREDGYLGIQKRYGMTFSNITTMEPKLRYQAIQTGNIDLLDAYSTDSEIRQYNLQVLTDDQQLFPPYQGAPLLRKETLDKYPEIETALNKLANQITDDEMREMNYQVNVEGKNVADVAREYLIKAGLL
- a CDS encoding DUF5068 domain-containing protein; the encoded protein is MKKSLFLMSSLVLSTSIILSGCGNSEDEAKKDDNSKNTQEEKGQEQDKVKKDEPKKDKKSTEGSADFASLISYMEKETQGKTKVLFENNEPQVHKMENVSISLDAYSVVELKDFHTDFNIPFNEETNGGVILAKYTVKNDMDKDVYYTPTLDITFTGADKYYTNYKELIPKEDQLPTKLGYETDYLLKKGEEVTGYIAYPFGATDLAKINELGTVSVMVPVPLSEKEKYDATIGSEGRFNLALNTDGSKKVSSNASFYQDKVTMDNMGEKKMLKEKSGINDSKKIGDVNAILDGYQFTAFTPNEVEAPRFSNFTNGVTLLTVKFKLDNKAASEIGLSSMSSKLTVNDGAQYLLSEGMLLNYSYNDVVKAGETGELLQVFVLDQEQYEKIWKDKSFEIELGPIRDQGAKDTSKGHKVTFTLPK
- a CDS encoding SUKH-4 family immunity protein; the protein is MDSLHTYRAILQMDQKGISQTSIDFLVENIGDDFEKFRKKYKFLSIAKGFLRSYSSLKEMKLQREISNLEQSGEKEPLKKLESDWYYADIINKLPNYLMFEDFYLIKEHTNYEYFVLNRASDEIFLLDYNNLENIERIFVNSSIETFCHSLAIYKRYVNKITKYYNDFRDKEEMKFSDKILAIPHQLRTKLRKIDSTLEPLHYWETICNEWEEKLVLLESSHKKGLGLQGW
- a CDS encoding DUF2975 domain-containing protein, which encodes MEQTLQSKEFRFLTKGLRTVFTIIMVLMIFGLTMIGVFLVGAIFVPENQVNNFLTQGYLTASAHLGGMEIELADKVAKDIQYTKMNFVKLLFTATIYIGILLFIVVQVRNLLSNLSKGIIFSGTNSRKMEWIAYAVVVLSLTVDSFQTYIAYIVIEQFNLDELLVGTGLIKGLTFHFTGINWTLLLCGLAIWTIARVVRYGAFLQDEYDATA
- a CDS encoding helix-turn-helix transcriptional regulator; this encodes MTIIIRLDRMLADRKMQLSELAEKVDVSIVNLSNLKTGKVRAVRFSTLNAICKALGCQPGDILEYIEDEEE
- a CDS encoding TetR/AcrR family transcriptional regulator; this encodes MSSKADLKRLHIIQTAIQYLKDNDVSTLTLDKIASRGNISKGGLLYHFKTKDALQTAIAETILNDVMHLYEHLASQEQGTGRLTRAFILASQKDLAKGASLNIAIQILQQDHASIASAYECLLEELFEDGLEVSIVHLIRLTIDGLYYSKRLNIAPISTEAIEGVFEQLMQMTRKEYHI
- a CDS encoding multidrug efflux SMR transporter, which produces MSAFGLLLIAIISEVFASSMLKLTNGFKRILPTIGVVVGYGTAFYFLSLTLQSLAIGTAYAIWAGLGTALTAIVGVVFYKELFNFKKLMGILLIIVGVVILNLAGSGH
- a CDS encoding multidrug efflux SMR transporter, with protein sequence MNGYLFLMLSIVSEVFATTMLKYSEGFTILGPSIAVAIGYGISFYSLSLCLKTLPLSLAYAVWSGIGTALTVIVGIVLWGDVFNLYSAIGITLIIGGVILLNHGNENNATT